The genomic interval TCCCTTCTCCGTGCTCCGTCTCGGTATCGTTGGCCTTCCCAACGTCGGCAAGTCCACGCTGTTCAATGCGCTCACGTCGGCCAAGGCGGAAGCGGCCAACTATCCGTTCTGCACGGTCGATCCGAACATCGGCATGGTGGAGGTGCCGGACGAACGGCTGGCCAAGCTGACCGAGATCGTACAGCCCAAACGCGTCGTGCCGGCGGTCGTGGAGTTCGTCGACATCGCGGGACTGGTGAAGGGCGCGTCGCAGGGTGAGGGGCTGGGGAACAAGTTCCTGCAGAACATCCGCGAGACCGATGCCATCGTGCATGTGGTTCGCTGCTTCGAAGATCCCGATGTCACGCATGTCATGGGGTCACCCGATCCCGCGCGTGACAAGGAGATCATCGAGCTCGAACTGGCCCTGAGCGATCTGGCGACCGTCGAGAAACGCCTGGACAAAGTGAAGCGCGCGGCGAAGTCGAACGACAAGGACGCGGTGGCGGAGTTGCCGGGGCTTGAAGCGGCGTTTGCCGCACTGTCCGATGGCAAGCCGCTGTGGCGGGCCGGTCTGGCACCGGCGGCAATGGCCAGCCTGAAAGGGCTGCAACTGCTCACGGCCAAGCCGGTGTTGTATGCGGCCAATGTGACGGACGCCGAACTGTCGGG from Gemmatimonadaceae bacterium carries:
- the ychF gene encoding redox-regulated ATPase YchF, with translation MLRLGIVGLPNVGKSTLFNALTSAKAEAANYPFCTVDPNIGMVEVPDERLAKLTEIVQPKRVVPAVVEFVDIAGLVKGASQGEGLGNKFLQNIRETDAIVHVVRCFEDPDVTHVMGSPDPARDKEIIELELALSDLATVEKRLDKVKRAAKSNDKDAVAELPGLEAAFAALSDGKPLWRAGLAPAAMASLKGLQLLTAKPVLYAANVTDAELSGEEGPYLKALRAAVAGEHAEVVPLSAKIEAELSELPPEERSEFLESLGIESAGLDRLIRAGYHLLGLQTYFTAGVQEVRAWTIHQGDTAPVAAGVIHTDFEKGFIRAETIAYDDFVLHQGSKNARTKGALRSEGKDYVVKDGDVLNFLFNV